One Drosophila subobscura isolate 14011-0131.10 chromosome U, UCBerk_Dsub_1.0, whole genome shotgun sequence DNA window includes the following coding sequences:
- the LOC117901330 gene encoding E3 ubiquitin-protein ligase RFWD3-like, whose amino-acid sequence MESCNSANHVKDSFLAEESEWLQKWTQLSSEIFDNEAKKCDTQQSKLLLHLDYVKEQSRNYRQQKHELISENCFLIKEINVLRDFEKQKSELRLYSSQKEQLTVERDGLLLQIEEAKAKCANVRQQLEEQGKTMQEINNAFQRELSESEIQRTEALNALEREDEKHLLEMDRLEQNLQNNYSELNTCTICKRPWDSVGVHRLVSLPCGHVFGDACIRENLRQRGSCAKCHRAVYVEQLRYIYGRNVLPFET is encoded by the coding sequence ATGGAGTCCTGTAATTCGGCTAACCACGTGAAAGATTCGTTCCTGGCTGAGGAGTCCGAATGGTTGCAAAAGTGGACTCAGCTGAGCTCTGAAATATTCGACAATGAAGCAAAGAAATGCGACACGCAGCAATCcaagttgttgctgcacttAGACTATGTGAAGGAGCAGTCAAGGAACtacaggcaacaaaaacatgaaCTGATTTCCGAAAATTGCTTCCTAATCAAGGAAATTAATGTTCTGAGGGATTTTGAAAAACAGAAGTCAGAATTGCGGCTTTATAGCTCACAGAAGGAACAACTAACCGTTGAACGCGatggtctgctgctgcaaatagAAGAGGCGAAGGCAAAGTGTGCAAATGTGCGCCAACAACTGGAGGAGCAAGGAAAAACGATGCAGGAGATAAACAACGCATTTCAGCGTGAACTATCGGAAAGTGAGATTCAGCGCACGGAGGCGCTCAATGCCCTGGAGCGTGAAGACGAAAAACATTTACTCGAAATGGATAGGCTGGAACAAAATCTACAAAACAATTATTCGGAGCTGAATACTTGCACTATATGTAAGCGCCCCTGGGATTCTGTTGGGGTGCATCGATTGGTTTCGCTGCCCTGTGGCCATGTCTTTGGCGACGCGTGCATTCGGGAGAATCTGCGCCAACGTGGCTCCTGTGCAAAATGTCACAGGGCTGTATATGTTGAACAGCTTCGCTATATCTATGGCCGCAACGTCTTGCCATTTGAAACTTAA
- the LOC117902364 gene encoding vacuolar protein sorting-associated protein 53 homolog yields the protein MSEAAVAVAVPVPVETEASTEKMVANNKIHFSKEVKQVIDKVLKTEDPMDAPDFNTVDYINQLFPNEQSLVGIDETIQKMQCEVSLIDDNIRSVVRGQTNTGQDGQLALCEAQKVISSLFSHIIDVKTRAERTEEMVKEITRDIKQLDCAKRNLTSAITTLNHLHMLVGGIESLNTLIERRSYGEILNPLQAITEVNQHFQQFSDIEEIKNLSQSVDKIQVTLAQQISEDFKEAFAATKPTGHRLGLNQLGDACKVMSVLDPKVKKELLKWFIGQQLEEYMHLFHENQDIAWLDKIDKRYAWLKRHLLDFEDKYGPVFPLDWEVSERITVEFCRQTRDQLAQIMAKRSNEIDVRLLLFAINKTQAFEQLLSKRFTGVTLGATPAEQARVLVQPSGTDAPLTITVFHDQIGQCFKAHLDIYIRSIDRNLSELMDKFVEMSREPYKFAEAKTTVYPSSGDLFVFYKKCMVQCNQLSNEQPMYDLALVFKKYLREYAVKVLEGSTPKLVPITTSSSIGKSVSMLTRDMQNLSTAAGQVFHNFLKEGDTQRFTRDDLVRICCVLTTGEYCLETVQQLEDKLKEKVTAGYVAKIDMSEEKDVFHRIISNCIQLLVQDLEAGCETSLQAMAKVQWQHINNVGDQSAFINSICSNFKQTVPTIRDTLASSRKYFTQFCHRFVAAFIPKFINVLYRCKLTLSDGSNNVLGCEQLLLDTHSLKTALLELPSVGSSVNRKAPTSYTKVVVKDMTRAEMIIKVVMTPVQPPAHFTQQVLKLLPDITIAEYQKILDMKAVKRVDQLQLIDLFKHTASAAAISGLIEPAASGDEDAEQTAPAGTADEAEPSTAAADSTTTTTSASSATPKRAFIFSVGSFTGSADKNADGSSQTGIRKLESLLKKRFP from the exons ATGAGCgaggctgctgtggctgtggccgtgcctgtgcctgtggaaACAGAGGCCAGCACCGAGAAGATGGTGGCCAACAACAAGATACACTTCTCCAAGGAGGTGAAACAGGTCATCGACAAG GTCCTTAAAACGGAGGACCCCATGGATGCACCGGATTTCAATACCGTGGACTACATCAACCAGCTATTCCCCAACGAACAGTCGCTGGTGGGCATCGATGAGACCATCCAGAAAATGCAGTGCGAAGTCTCGCTGATTGACGACAACATTCGTTCCGTGGTGCGCGGGCAGACGAACACAGGACAAGACGGACAGCTGGCACTGTGCGAGGCACAAAAGGTGATCAGTTCGCTGTTTAGTCACATTATCGATGTGAAGACACGTGCCGAGCGCACGGAGGAGATGGTCAAGGAAATAACGCGCGACATCAAGCAGCTGGACTGTGCCAAGCGGAACCTCACCTCGGCCATAACCACGCTGAACCATCTGCATATGCTGGTGGGTGGCATCGAGAGTCTCAATACGCTCATCGAGCGGCGCTCCTATGGGGAGATTTTGAACCCGCTGCAAGCCATCACGGAGGTTAATCAGCATTTCCAGCAATTTTCCGACATTGAGGAGATTAAG AATCTCTCGCAAAGCGTGGACAAAATCCAAGTGACTTTGGCGCAGCAAATCAGCGAGGACTTCAAGGAGGCATTTGCCGCCACCAAACCCACTGGTCATCGCTTGGGCCTCAATCAATTGGGTGATGCCTGCAAGGTGATGTCCGTGCTGGACCCGAAAGTGAAGAAGGAGCTGCTCAAGTGGTtcattggccagcagctggaggagtaCATGCATCTGTTTCACGAGAACCAAGACATTGCCTGGCTGGACAAGATTGACAAGCGTTATGCCTGGCTGAAGCGGCAtttgctcgattttgaggACAAGTATGGGCCAGTGTTTCCGCTGGATTGGGAGGTTTCGGAGCGCATTACCGTGGAGTTTTGTCGGCAGACGCGCGATCAGCTCGCGCAGATTATGGCCAAGCGTAGCAACGAGATTGAtgtgcgtctgctgctgtttgccatcAACAAAACGCAGGCcttcgagcagctgctgtcgaAGCGCTTTACGGGCGTTACGCTGGGTGCCACGCCCGCTGAGCAAGCGCGCGTGCTGGTGCAGCCTTCTGGGACTGATGCACCGCTCACCATCACAGTGTTCCATGACCAGATTGGGCAATGCTTCAAGGCCCATTTGGACATTTACATACGAAGCATTGACCGCAATCTCTCCGAGCTGATGGACAAGTTTGTGGAGATGTCCCGTGAGCCCTACAAGTTCGCCGAGGCCAAGACCACGGTGTACCCCAGCTCTGGGGATCTGTTTGTCTTCTACAAGAAGTGCATGGTGCAGTGCAATCAACTGAGCAACGAGCAGCCCATGTACGACCTGGCGCTAGTGTTCAAGAAGTATCTCCGGGAGTACGCCGTCAAAGTGCTCGAAGGGAGCACCCCGAAGCTGGTGCccatcaccaccagcagctccattGGCAAGAGCGTCTCCATGCTCACGCGCGACATGCAAAATCTCTCGACTGCCGCTGGTCAGGTGTTCCACAACTTTCTCAAGGAGGGCGACACGCAGCGTTTTACACGCGACGATCTTGTGCGGATCTGCTGCGTGCTGACAACGGGCGAATACTGCCTGGAGAcggtgcagcagctggaggataaGCTGAAGGAAAAGGTAACCGCTGGCTATGTGGCCAAGATTGATATGAGCGAGGAGAAGGATGTGTTCCATCG AATAATTTCCAACTGCATTCAGCTGCTCGTGCAGGATCTGGAGGCTGGTTGCGAGACCTCGCTGCAGGCCATGGCCAAGGTGCAGTGGCAGCACATCAACAATGTCGGCGATCAGAGCGCCTTCATCAACAGCATCTGCAGCAACTTCAAGCAGACGGTGCCCACCATCCGCGACACTTTGGCCAGCTCCCGCAAATACTTTACGCAATTCTGCCATCGCTTTGTGGCCGCCTTCATACCGAAGTTCATCAATGTGCTGTACAGATGCAAGCTCACGCTCTCGGATGGCTCCAACAATGTGCTGGGCTgtgagcagctgctcctcgacACGCACTCGCTGAAGAcggcgctgctggagctgccatCGGTGGGCTCGAGTGTGAATCGCAAGGCTCCCACCAGCTACACCAAGGTCGTAGTCAAGGACATGACGCGCGCTGAAATGATCATCAAGGTGGTCATGACTCCGGTGCAGCCACCAGCGCACTTTACGCAGCAGGTGCTCAAGCTGCTGCCGGACATCACCATTGCCGAATATCAAAAGATTTTGGACATGAAAGCGGTGAAGCGCGTggatcagctgcagctgatagATCTCTTCAAGCACACGGCATCGGCGGCTGCAATCAGCGGTCTAATcgaaccagcagccagcggcgaTGAGGATGCAGAACAAACGGCGCCAGCGGGCACAGCAGACGAAGCGGAGCCCTCGACTGCTGCGGCTGATTccacgacaacaacgacatcGGCTTCGTCGGCCACACCCAAGCGCGCGTTCATCTTCAGCGTTGGCAGCTTTACGGGCAGTGCGGACAAGAATGccgatggcagcagccagacggGCATACGCAAGCTGGAGAGTTTGCTAAAGAAACGTTTTCCCTAG
- the LOC117902368 gene encoding probable DNA replication complex GINS protein PSF2, translating to MDPAIIEFIGEKCMISIIPNFSNEPLHLIYGSVGPFRAGFPVFVPLWMATHLRKQQKCRIVPPEWMDMDTLEEIKEEEKRSKFFTKMPSEHYMVVAQLVMSTAPDDVPRCEELRTLIKDIFDIRESKLRTSIDAFIKGEGTYAKLDNLTLLEIHSVRPILPYSLDHIARYQRTATASQRDTSMLSASLAGSSSAPGSSSMFSQ from the exons ATGGATCCGGCTATTATTGAGTTTATTGGTGAAAAGTGCATGATTAGCATAATACCAAACTTCTCCAACGAACCACTGCACTTGATCTATGGCTCGGTGGGCCCATTCCGTGCTGGCTTTCCCGTCTTTGTGCCCCTGTGGATGGCGACGCATTTgcgaaagcaacaaaagtgcCGCATTGTGCCACCCGAATggatggacatggacacactCGAGGAGATCAAAGAGGAAGAGAAACGGTCCAA ATTCTTCACCAAAATGCCATCCGAACATTACATGGTCGTGGCCCAACTGGTCATGAGCACCGCACCGGATGATGTTCCACGCTGCGAGGAGCTGCGCACCCTCATCAAGGACATCTTTGACATACGCGAGTCGAAGCTGCGCACCTCCATCGATGCTTTCATCAAGGGCGAGGGCACCTACGCCAAGCTGGACAACCTGACGCTCCTCGAGATCCACAGCGTTCGTCCCATTTTGCCGTATTCCCTCGATCACATAGCGCGCTACCAGCGCACGGCCACAGCCTCGCAGCGTGACACCTCCATGCTGAGTGCATCGCTGGCTGGCTCGAGCTCGGCCCCCGGCAGTAGTTCGATGTTTTCGCAGTGA
- the LOC117902366 gene encoding E3 ubiquitin-protein ligase RNF8-like, giving the protein MERSNSTEEIAGLVGESEWSTENLEDVAVKCNGKHSKLLLHVAHVEHESRDLKRRVQELAEANECLKSRIPVNLREMFEKQTYELQFVQLQKNQLTIERDGLLLQLQQENECHAGVLQQLEQQSKTMAQMNYEYQREIAERQEQRGETLRALEQQKCNHSLDMEKLKQSMLDNNLEDISCSICLNAWQASGTHRLVSLACGHLFGDECIRACLNRVPECPICRKHADHATLRYINV; this is encoded by the coding sequence ATGGAGCGCTCTAATTCGACTGAGGAGATAGCTGGTCTAGTGGGAGAATCCGAATGGAGCACTGAAAATCTCGAAGATGTAGCAGTGAAGTGCAATGGAAAGCACTCCAAGTTGTTGCTGCACGTAGCACACGTGGAGCATGAATCACGTGACTTAAAGCGACGCGTGCAGGAGCTGGCTGAAGCAAATGAATGCTTGAAGAGCAGAATTCCTGTAAATTTGCGTGAAATGTTCGAGAAGCAGACATATGAGCTGCAGTTTGTGCAGCTACAGAAGAACCAACTGACCATCGAACGGGATGGCCTGcttttgcagttgcaacagGAGAACGAGTGCCATGCAGGTGTGCTTCAACAATTGGAGCAGCAAAGCAAGACAATGGCGCAGATGAACTACGAGTATCAGCGGGAGATAGCCGAGCGCCAAGAGCAGCGTGGAGAAACTCTCCGTgcgctggagcagcagaagtgcAACCACTCTCTCGATATGGAAAAGCTTAAGCAGAGTATGCTCGACAACAATCTGGAGGACATCAGTTGCTCCATTTGTCTGAACGCCTGGCAGGCGTCTGGAACACACCGCCTGGTTTCGCTAGCCTGTGGCCATCTCTTTGGCGACGAATGCATCAGGGCCTGCTTGAACCGTGTGCCCGAGTGTCCCATTTGCAGGAAGCATGCAGATCACGCTACACTACGCTACATCAACGTgtaa
- the LOC117902367 gene encoding protein YIPF6, whose translation MDAKLDMFEDVNTSPSPSLEGDMSIPGKRTTTTTAQNGVPDYNTLDEPIRETVLRDIRAVGVKFYHVLYPKEKSSLLRDWDLWGPLVLCTFMATILQGSSSADSMSDNGPEFAQVFVIVWIGAAIVTLNSKLLGGNISFFQSVCVLGYCLTPVAISLIVCRIILLSAQTRLLFFLRFVTTTMGFAWATYASFIFLGQSQPPHRKPLAVYPIFLFFFIISWLVLSHN comes from the exons atggatGCCAAGTTGGAT ATGTTCGAGGACGTGAACACGTCGCCGTCGCCCTCTCTGGAGGGTGACATGTCAATACCGGGCAAACGaaccacaacgacaacagccCAAAACGGAGTGCCCGACTACAACACACTGGATGAGCCCATCAGGGAGACAGTGCTGCGGGATATACGTGCCGTGGGCGTTAAGTTCTACCATGTGCTCTACCCGAAAGAGAAGTCCAGTCTGTTGCGTGATT GGGACTTGTGGGGTCCGTTGGTGCTGTGCACCTTCATGGCCACCATACTGCAGGGCTCCTCCTCCGCGGACAGCATGTCCGACAACGGGCCCGAGTTTGCCCAAGTCTTTGTCATTGTCTGGATAGGAGCGGCCATTGTTACTCTCAACTCCAAGCTGCTAGGTGGCAATAT CTCATTCTTTCAGTCTGTGTGCGTTTTGGGCTATTGTTTGACGCCCGTGGCCATATCCCTGATTGTGTGTCGCATCATTCTGCTGTCCGCACAGACGCGgttgctcttctttttgcgCTTTGTGACCACCACAATGGGCTTTGCCTGGGCCACCTATG CTTCGTTTATTTTCCTCGGCCAGAGTCAACCGCCGCATCGCAAGCCGCTCGCTGTCTATCCCATATTTCTGTTCTTCTTTATCATCTCCTGGCTGGTGCTGTCCCACAACTAG
- the LOC117902365 gene encoding alpha,alpha-trehalose-phosphate synthase [UDP-forming] gives MPDTEIIVTNAGEPSTKASLIVVSNRLPFVLIRNAAGELERKASAGGLVTAVCPVVIKGNGLWVGWSGIHLEDPNEAIPESNPNDQTPTAGLKSDQVVSVNIDSKIFDSYYNGCCNKMFWPLFHSMPGRANFGGSHWTDYVTVNKHFAVRTIEALEKCLAKKQGSEKSPPIVWIHDYHLMLAANWVREHAEEKNLPCRLAFFLHIPFPPWDIFRLLPWSDEILQGMLGCDLVGFHIQDYCLNFVDCCQRSLGCRVDRNNLLVEHGGRTVRIRPLPIGIPYERFVNLAQNAPKVLKTSKQQIILGVDRLDYTKGLVHRLMAFEALLLKYPQHKEKVSLLQISVPSRTDVKEYRELKEEVDQLVGRINGRFTTANWAPIRYIYDYVSQDELAALYRDAAVCLVTPLRDGMNLVAKEFVACQINDIPGVLVISPFAGAGEMMHEALLCNPYEVNEAAEVIHRALTMPEDERALRMARLRRREAECDVSHWMRCFLKAVGALEMDDVGTTTMQPVSVDDFDDYLLKYIGYNHKLALLLDYDGTLAPIAPHPDLATLSPEIKNVLYKLSNHSDVYVAVISGRNVDNVKKMVGIEGITYAGNHGLEILHPDGSKFVHPMPIEYEKKVSDLLKALQDSVCKDGAWVENKGALLTFHYRETPNHLRGVMVEKARSLIEKYGFRATEAHCALEARPPVQWNKGRASIYILRTSFGVDWNERIKIIYVGDDLTDEDAMVALKGMARTFRITSSDIVKTAADHRLPSTDSVYTLLKWVERHFMGRKARANSLTYRPTKGDGVQMQMSLEVASTANNLEV, from the exons ATGCCTGATACGGAGATCATTGTGACCAATGCCGGCGAGCCCTCCACGAAGGCCAGCTTGATCGTTGTCTCGAATCGTTTGCCCTTTGTGCTCATTCGCAATGCGGCTGGGGAGCTGGAAAGGAAAGCCAG TGCTGGTGGCCTCGTCACTGCTGTCTGTCCGGTGGTTATCAAAGGCAACGGCCTGTGGGTGGGCTGGTCCGGCATTCACTTGGAGGATCCCAATGAGGCAATACCGGAGTCGAATCCAAATGATCAAACGCCCACAGCGGGCCTCAAGTCGGACCAAGTTGTCTCCGTGAACATCGATTCGAAGATCTTTGATAGCTACTACAATGGTTGCTGCAACAAGATGTTCTGGCCACTCTTCCACTCCATGCCGGGGAGGGCTAACTTCGGAGGGTCACACTGGACGGACTATGTAACGGTGAACAAGCATTTTGCGGTGCGCACGATCGAGGCGCTTGAGAAGTGCCTGGCCAAGAAGCAGGGCAGCGAGAAGAGTCCCCCGATTGTGTGGATCCACGACTACCATTTGATGCTGGCTGCCAATTGGGTGCGCGAGCACGCGGAGGAGAAGAATCTGCCCTGCCGCTTGGCGTTCTTCTTGCACATTCCCTTTCCGCCATGGGATATTTTCCGACTGCTGCCGTGGTCCGATGAGATATTGCAG GGCATGCTTGGCTGCGATTTGGTTGGCTTTCACATTCAGGATTATTGCCTGAACTTTGTGGACTGCTGTCAGCGCAGTCTCGGCTGCCGCGTGGATCGCAACAACTTGCTCGTGGAGCATGGCGGTCGCACTGTGCGTATTCGTCCGCTGCCCATTGGCATTCCCTACGAGCGATTTGTGAACCTCGCACAGAATGCGCCCAAGGTGCTCAAGACCTCCAAGCAGCAAATCATTCTCGGCGTGGATCGTTTGGACTACACCAAGGGACTGGTGCATCGCTTGATGGCATTCGAGGCGCTACTCCTCAAGTATCCGCAGCACAAGGAGAAGGTTAGTCTGCTGCAAATCTCCGTGCCTTCCCGCACAGACGTCAAGGAGTATCGTGAGCTGAAGGAGGAGGTCGATCAGCTGGTGGGACGCATCAATGGCCGCTTCACCACCGCCAATTGGGCGCCCATACGCTACATCTACGACTACGTCAGCCAGGATGAACTGGCGGCTCTGTATCGGGATgcggctgtctgtctggtgaCGCCGCTGCGTGATGGCATGAATCTGGTGGCCAAGGAATTTGTTGCCTGCCAAATAAATGATATTCCGGGCGTGCTAGTCATCTCGCCGTTCGCCGGTGCTGGGGAGATGATGCACGAGGCGCTGCTCTGCAATCCGTACGAGGTGAACGAGGCGGCCGAGGTCATACATCGTGCTCTGACCATGCCGGAGGATGAGCGCGCGCTGCGTATGGCGCGTCTGCGACGCCGCGAGGCCGAATGCGATGTCAGCCATTGGATGAGGTGTTTCCTGAAGGCTGTGGGCGCTCTCGAGATGGACGATGTGGGCACCACCACCATGCAGCCTGTCTCTGTGGATGACTTTGATGACTACTTACTGAA ATACATCGGCTACAATCACAAGCTGGCGCTCCTGTTGGATTATGACGGTACTTTGGCGCCCATTGCGCCGCATCCGGATCTGGCCACACTGTCGCCCGAGATCAAGAACGTCCTCTACAAACTATCGAACCACTCGGATGTCTATGTGGCCGTTATTTCGGGCCGCAACGTGGACAATGTCAAGAAAATGGTCGGCATCGAGGGCATCACGTATGCGGGCAACCATGGCCTGGAGATACTCCATCCGGATGGCAGCAAGTTCGTCCATCCCATGCCCATTGAGTATGAGAAGAAAGTCAGCGATCTGCTGAAGGCGCTGCAGGATTCGGTGTGCAAGGATGGCGCCTGGGTGGAGAACAAGGGAGCGCTGCTGACGTTCCACTATCGCGAGACGCCCAATCACTTGCGCGGCGTCATGGTGGAAAAGGCGCGTTCGCTGATCGAGAAGTACGGCTTCCGGGCGACAGAGGCGCATTGCGCGCTGGAGGCACGTCCGCCTGTGCAGTGGAACAAGGGACGCGCCTCCATCTACATACTGCGCACATCTTTCGGCGTGGACTGGAACGAGCGCATCAAGATTATCTATGTGGGTGATGATCTTACCGATGAGGATGCCATGGTG gCACTCAAGGGTATGGCGAGAACTTTCCGCATCACCTCGTCGGACATTGTCAAGACAGCAGCCGATCATCGCCTGCCCTCAACGGACTCTGTTTACACGCTACTCAAGTGGGTGGAGCGTCACTTTATGGGCCGCAAGGCGCGCGCCAATTCATTGACCTACAGGCCCACCAAGGGCGATGGCGTACAGATGCAAATGTCACTGGAGGTGGCCTCAACGGCAAACAATCTGGAGGTGTAa